The Desulfovibrio sp. G11 region AAAGCTGTGAACCAACAGTGCACATAGCTTGAAGAGAAAAAGAAGGGAAAAGGAAATCGATATGACAAAACGCAGAAAGACTTATGCGAAGGAGCGCATTGAATCCGCGATTAATGCGCTTGATAACATGGCTAAAAAAGCGGCTGACTCTGACAACGTGAAAACACGGCAGGCAGTGGCTATGATGAAAAAAAGCATCAAGGCTGCTCGAAAAAATGGCGCAACGTGGCCGGAAATTATGGAAGCCTTACAAGCATCTGGCGTTGAAATTTCCGCGCGTACGGTGATGGACATGACAAACGGCAGGAAGAAAAAGGAAGCCACACAGCAAAAGAAAGCTCCTGTTCCGGCTCCGGCTGCGGAGAAAAAGGCTCCGCCGGTGGTTCCCCCAGGGCAATTTGTTATTCGCCCGGATCGCGGCGCGGACCTGTAAATTTCAAACGCACAAACGCATATATATAAGGATACAACCCAATGAAAAAGATACTGAGTATCAGCGGTGACAAAGGCGGCACAGGCAAAAGCGTTGTTTCTTCAGCAGTGCTTGATACCGCCCTTGCCCAGGGCAAGCAGGTGCTGCTTGTGGAAGCTGACACGAAAAACCCGGATTTGGCGAAGGCTTACGGCGAAGCTGTGGAAACCGTTGCTGTATGCCTCGACAATCGCGAAGGTTTTATCCAACTGGCAAGCCTAGCGCACAAAACCACGGCGGACGTTGTGCTGATAAACAATCCAGCCCGCAGCGGCTGGAATGAGTTTGGCAGCATTATTGCCAATAATGTCGGCGAGATGGGTGCTGAACTGACAGTGCTGTGGGTAGCTAACAGGCAGGTGGACAGCGTTGAACTGCTCGCAGATTTTCACGCAGTTTTTACGCAAACGCCCGTATTTTTTGTAAAAAATACATATTGGGGCGGCCCGGAAAAGTTTGAAATATGGGATGGCTCGAAGATCAGGAACAAAATCCATGCGGCAGGCGGCGGGGAAATTAATTTTCCTGATTGCGCGGACAGGGTCATGGCAGCGATTAGGAATGGCAGGCTGCGCTGGGATCAAGTGGGCGACTTGGATTTTGGCGAAAAGATCGAGGCGGAGCGCGTCCGGCACGAATTTCACGCAGCGTTTGCACAGATTGTTGAGTAAAAGAGGGGAAATTACATGCAAGACACTGAATATATTAAAGAAATCGAAGAAAAGGACTTGCCGCCGGAGTTGCGCGGCGATTATCCGGAGCCGGGGGCTGTCCCGGCCCCGATTGCACAGGGACAGGCGGCGGCGGTTACACCACAGCGTACGCTAAACGCTGCTCCGGCCCGGCCGCTGCCTGCTGCGGACGAGCATCCAGACGCCGCGTTGAATCGCTTGGAGCGCGTGTATATGGATGTAACTGGCGAAAGCATGAGCGCGGAAACGCGGGCAAACATGTACGCATTTAT contains the following coding sequences:
- a CDS encoding nucleotide-binding protein; this encodes MKKILSISGDKGGTGKSVVSSAVLDTALAQGKQVLLVEADTKNPDLAKAYGEAVETVAVCLDNREGFIQLASLAHKTTADVVLINNPARSGWNEFGSIIANNVGEMGAELTVLWVANRQVDSVELLADFHAVFTQTPVFFVKNTYWGGPEKFEIWDGSKIRNKIHAAGGGEINFPDCADRVMAAIRNGRLRWDQVGDLDFGEKIEAERVRHEFHAAFAQIVE